The Pseudoalteromonas arctica A 37-1-2 genome includes a region encoding these proteins:
- a CDS encoding amidase family protein, which yields MSDKKNNKGIFCNHGPTLWQTNHSGVLANNRLAVKDVFAVKGERNSAGNPNWFKTAKPAKNTASSVNKLMTAGCNFIGFTHTDELAYSLEGSNIHYGAAQNPKLKGHACGGSSMGSAAAVAANLADIGLGTDTGGSIRIPASYCGLYGIRPSHNVIEKDGLIPLAPPFDTIGWLTQSAELLSSVGDILLPQQAINKVNTLVICEALFELVDPALQAPLKQLLEKTKPNFKHHKEFELPNSNLLNELADSFRVLQGRAIAKTHKDWLQLPGQLPQFAPAIAARFNMALALTVQEEQEALKVQTQWQTLIAKNLNTNSCLFLPTTPTTAPKLGADTSALRMQIITLSAIAGLSGSAQVHLPLADLANDHPYGFSLMMSHGNDKSLLACVKHLAAHFKQDTPA from the coding sequence ATGAGTGATAAAAAAAACAACAAAGGTATATTTTGCAATCACGGTCCTACCCTGTGGCAAACAAACCACTCTGGAGTGCTTGCAAACAATCGCTTAGCTGTAAAAGATGTATTTGCAGTAAAGGGCGAGCGTAACAGCGCAGGCAACCCAAACTGGTTTAAAACAGCTAAACCGGCTAAAAATACGGCAAGCTCGGTTAATAAGCTCATGACCGCTGGTTGTAACTTTATAGGCTTTACCCATACTGACGAACTGGCTTATAGCTTAGAGGGTAGTAATATACATTATGGCGCTGCGCAAAATCCTAAATTAAAAGGGCATGCTTGCGGTGGTTCGAGTATGGGGTCTGCTGCTGCAGTTGCTGCTAACTTAGCTGATATTGGCTTAGGCACCGACACCGGCGGCTCAATTAGAATACCCGCCAGCTATTGTGGTTTATATGGCATAAGGCCAAGCCATAACGTGATTGAAAAAGACGGCCTAATACCGTTGGCTCCCCCTTTTGATACCATAGGTTGGCTTACCCAAAGCGCCGAGCTATTAAGCAGCGTTGGCGATATATTATTACCACAACAAGCTATTAATAAAGTAAATACGCTGGTTATTTGCGAAGCACTATTTGAACTCGTTGACCCTGCTTTACAAGCCCCACTTAAACAATTGCTTGAAAAAACCAAGCCTAATTTTAAGCACCATAAAGAATTTGAACTACCTAACAGCAACTTATTAAATGAACTTGCTGATAGTTTTAGAGTACTGCAAGGGCGAGCAATCGCAAAAACGCATAAAGATTGGCTTCAATTGCCGGGGCAACTTCCCCAGTTTGCTCCTGCAATTGCGGCACGTTTTAATATGGCGCTTGCCCTAACTGTTCAAGAAGAACAAGAAGCACTAAAAGTACAAACCCAATGGCAAACACTAATAGCTAAAAACCTAAATACAAACAGCTGTTTATTTTTGCCAACCACCCCCACAACCGCACCTAAATTAGGCGCCGACACAAGCGCCTTACGCATGCAAATTATTACGCTTTCGGCAATTGCAGGGCTTAGTGGCTCAGCGCAAGTGCATTTACCGCTGGCTGATTTAGCAAATGATCATCCGTATGGTTTTTCATTAATGATGAGCCACGGTAACGATAAAAGCCTACTTGCTTGCGTTAAGCACCTAGCTGCACACTTTAAACAGGACACACCGGCATGA
- a CDS encoding putative 4-hydroxy-4-methyl-2-oxoglutarate aldolase translates to MIPFTTPDLFDDHRDNVQVADSGLYHFGKKTTFYGKVVTVTCPEDNSFAADILHENGEGKVLVINGFASKRFAFIGDIMAERALSNGWEGVIINGCCRDIEILATMNLPVMALGSTPRSTLKRGFGDKNQAITMLSTTIEPNDWVYADINGLIISKTPLI, encoded by the coding sequence ATGATACCCTTTACTACACCCGATTTATTTGACGATCATCGCGATAACGTGCAAGTAGCAGACAGCGGCCTTTACCACTTTGGTAAAAAAACCACGTTTTATGGCAAAGTAGTTACCGTTACCTGCCCAGAAGATAACTCTTTTGCCGCCGATATATTGCATGAAAATGGTGAAGGTAAAGTATTGGTTATAAACGGGTTTGCGAGCAAACGCTTTGCGTTTATAGGCGATATTATGGCTGAGCGTGCCTTAAGTAATGGCTGGGAAGGCGTAATAATAAATGGCTGTTGCCGAGATATAGAAATACTTGCCACGATGAACTTACCTGTAATGGCGCTAGGCTCTACACCACGTAGTACCTTAAAGCGCGGCTTTGGTGATAAAAACCAAGCTATTACCATGCTTAGCACCACCATAGAACCTAACGATTGGGTTTACGCCGATATTAACGGTTTAATCATCAGTAAAACGCCCCTTATTTAG
- a CDS encoding TetR/AcrR family transcriptional regulator yields MTTQIKPNKKEVTREKNQKLILDAAEQLFSQLGYDGASMSMVAKEAQVPKANILYYFKSKDGLYESVIDRIIANWNLGLDNVTINDDPATVLYNYIKSKVILAVNQPMQSRLFASEILRGAPYLQNYFRTNTRPWVKQKVDVLQAWMDADKMDKVDPYHLLFTIWSTTQYYADFQAEVLLVMNKLEYDETDVAQITQSIAHIILKGIGLKIPEQSET; encoded by the coding sequence ATGACCACACAAATAAAGCCAAATAAAAAAGAAGTCACACGCGAGAAAAACCAAAAACTAATTTTAGATGCCGCCGAGCAATTGTTTTCGCAATTAGGTTACGACGGAGCAAGTATGAGCATGGTTGCTAAAGAAGCGCAGGTGCCAAAAGCTAATATTTTGTATTACTTTAAAAGTAAGGATGGTCTGTACGAATCTGTGATTGACCGCATAATAGCTAATTGGAACTTAGGGCTTGATAACGTCACAATTAACGACGATCCAGCTACCGTGCTTTATAACTATATTAAAAGCAAAGTAATACTGGCCGTAAATCAGCCAATGCAATCTCGCTTATTTGCTAGTGAAATACTGCGCGGTGCCCCTTATTTACAAAACTACTTTAGAACCAATACCCGCCCTTGGGTTAAACAAAAGGTTGATGTACTTCAAGCATGGATGGACGCAGATAAAATGGATAAGGTTGACCCCTACCATTTGCTCTTTACTATTTGGTCTACCACGCAATATTACGCCGACTTTCAGGCTGAGGTTTTACTCGTAATGAACAAATTAGAGTACGACGAAACCGATGTGGCACAAATTACGCAATCAATTGCCCACATAATTTTAAAAGGTATTGGTCTTAAAATACCTGAGCAAAGTGAGACTTAA
- the yddG gene encoding aromatic amino acid DMT transporter YddG, giving the protein MDFISKNKYTLYGVAAILLWSCLVALLRDISELFSPIGGAAAMYSVSAIFLILVMGVPKFSGFSKRYLVIGTLLFVAYEICLALSIGMANSRHQAMEMAVINYLWPTLTILLSIIIGRKKVSYWVYPSMIIAFLGVAWCITGDQEMSLDTLVTNFADNPATYLMALAAAFIWAIYCVVTQKLSNGKNAITLFFTVTAMSLWAQYGFSNEAPLTFSLSSSITLLLAGVVVGSGYALWNQAIIGGNLMLLGTLSYFTPVFSTIISALYLSITLSASFWQGVVLVTVGSLICYFVTREKPKRTVN; this is encoded by the coding sequence ATGGATTTTATAAGCAAAAATAAATATACACTATATGGAGTCGCTGCAATATTACTGTGGAGTTGCTTAGTTGCATTACTACGGGATATTTCTGAGTTGTTTAGCCCCATTGGTGGTGCGGCGGCTATGTATTCTGTCAGTGCGATATTTTTAATTTTGGTTATGGGAGTGCCCAAGTTTAGTGGGTTTTCAAAACGTTACTTGGTAATAGGTACTTTGTTATTTGTAGCGTACGAAATTTGCTTGGCGCTTTCTATTGGTATGGCAAATAGTCGTCATCAGGCGATGGAAATGGCGGTTATTAATTATTTATGGCCCACGCTAACAATATTACTCTCTATTATTATTGGTCGTAAAAAAGTAAGTTACTGGGTTTACCCAAGTATGATTATTGCTTTTTTAGGCGTTGCTTGGTGTATTACGGGCGATCAAGAAATGTCTCTCGATACGCTTGTTACTAACTTTGCAGATAATCCTGCTACTTATCTAATGGCATTAGCTGCTGCGTTTATATGGGCTATTTATTGCGTAGTAACGCAAAAACTGAGTAATGGTAAAAATGCTATTACGCTATTTTTTACTGTTACGGCAATGAGTTTGTGGGCGCAATATGGTTTTAGTAATGAAGCGCCATTAACGTTTTCGCTCAGCTCAAGCATAACGTTGCTATTAGCTGGTGTAGTCGTGGGGAGCGGTTATGCACTGTGGAATCAAGCTATTATTGGCGGTAACTTAATGCTTTTGGGAACGCTTTCGTACTTTACACCGGTGTTTTCTACTATTATTTCGGCGTTGTATTTATCTATTACGCTGAGTGCTTCGTTTTGGCAAGGGGTTGTACTGGTAACAGTGGGCTCGCTAATTTGCTACTTTGTAACGCGAGAAAAGCCTAAACGCACAGTAAACTAA
- a CDS encoding PepSY-associated TM helix domain-containing protein, which translates to MRVRADILRTYQGVHTWTGIIAGLVLFIGFYAGSLTMFKHELAQWANPASAPVTKPQTNNHQTLVDQAIAKYPEQMGNGFSLDLLTNQAPLSWYSQGKERGMKLDNQLQVLYLNQQNNLVIQQQSENKLADLIDYLHRTAGFAGEIGHDQSGVYILGIASALYFLALVSGVIILLPTLVKTFFAIRKEKGASRFWLDSHNLVGIASLPFHLIIAFTVVVFAFHDLIYDGLSAFYGDKSFFQRPAPAAHNYHIANLPSINKQLLAAKNYAPGYEPIHISFSRLNTNSPTATLKMSNNSAVVRGPDTDYLFLHPYTLEVLNSSYPQGDDGVWGNIVGSFFSLHFGTYGGEWGRWGYFVMGLLGAFLFYSGNLLWLDKRFKQDANKRSTRFMANLTIGVCLGSMIAVVATLLQAKWTNQYMGNANYSYLYSYYLVFFAFVAYTFFKGTHHASYWGLMGITLLSAGMGVSTLIQALLADDFLKYYQSGFVDISAAVFALIFYYCAKKVRNKSVSYAVIPAKL; encoded by the coding sequence ATGAGAGTAAGAGCCGATATTTTGCGTACCTACCAAGGCGTGCATACATGGACAGGAATAATTGCAGGTTTAGTACTTTTTATAGGTTTTTATGCTGGTAGTTTAACCATGTTTAAACACGAATTAGCACAGTGGGCAAACCCCGCCAGTGCACCAGTGACTAAACCACAAACTAACAATCACCAAACATTAGTTGATCAAGCAATAGCTAAGTACCCTGAGCAAATGGGTAATGGTTTTTCTCTCGATTTATTAACAAATCAAGCGCCACTATCTTGGTATAGCCAAGGTAAAGAACGCGGAATGAAACTTGATAATCAATTACAGGTACTCTATCTAAACCAACAAAATAATCTTGTAATACAGCAACAAAGTGAGAATAAACTTGCAGATTTAATAGATTACTTACATCGAACCGCAGGGTTTGCAGGCGAAATTGGGCACGACCAATCAGGCGTATATATACTCGGTATAGCATCTGCGCTGTACTTTTTAGCATTGGTATCTGGCGTAATTATTTTACTACCCACGCTTGTAAAAACCTTTTTTGCGATTCGAAAAGAAAAAGGTGCCAGTCGCTTTTGGCTCGATAGTCATAATTTAGTTGGAATCGCCAGTTTGCCTTTTCATTTAATTATAGCGTTTACTGTGGTGGTATTTGCATTTCATGATCTAATTTATGATGGTCTATCAGCATTTTATGGCGATAAATCCTTTTTTCAACGACCTGCCCCAGCAGCACATAATTATCATATTGCAAACTTACCAAGCATAAATAAACAGCTCCTAGCGGCAAAAAACTACGCTCCAGGTTATGAGCCAATTCATATTTCATTTAGTCGTTTAAATACAAACAGTCCGACAGCAACATTAAAAATGAGTAATAACAGCGCTGTCGTTCGCGGACCTGATACCGACTACTTATTCTTACACCCCTATACATTAGAAGTACTTAACTCAAGCTATCCGCAAGGAGATGATGGTGTTTGGGGTAATATAGTAGGAAGTTTCTTTTCACTTCACTTTGGTACTTATGGAGGTGAATGGGGACGTTGGGGGTATTTTGTTATGGGACTACTTGGCGCATTCTTATTTTACTCTGGTAACTTATTATGGCTAGACAAGCGCTTTAAACAAGATGCCAACAAACGAAGTACACGATTTATGGCAAATTTAACAATTGGTGTTTGCTTAGGGTCAATGATTGCAGTGGTTGCCACTTTATTACAAGCTAAATGGACTAACCAATATATGGGTAACGCAAATTACAGCTATCTCTATAGTTACTATTTGGTATTTTTTGCCTTTGTTGCTTATACCTTTTTTAAAGGAACTCACCACGCTAGCTATTGGGGCTTAATGGGTATTACACTTTTATCTGCTGGAATGGGGGTTTCAACACTTATACAGGCTTTATTAGCTGATGATTTTTTAAAATATTATCAAAGCGGTTTTGTTGATATTAGCGCTGCAGTATTTGCATTAATATTTTATTATTGTGCAAAAAAAGTTAGAAATAAATCAGTAAGCTATGCCGTTATACCTGCAAAATTATAA